GGGCCGGAACTGCAAATTGTCTTGGGCGAGGATCACGACCGCGCCGGCGGCTTTTGCGAGCGCCCGCGTTGGTACACCCTGCCGGCCCTGGGGCTGTTCACCGGGGTCGCGGTGCTGGGTGCGACCGGCGCGGCCAAAACCGCCGGCGTCGGCCTGCCGGTCCTGCGCCAGTTTTTCGAATACGCGGCCGCTGATCCGGCCCGGCGCTGCGCCGGGCTCATCATGGACTACAAGGCGTCCCTGGTGCGGCCCGCGCGGGAGCTCGCCGAGCAGCACAATCGGGCGGCCGATCTGATCCTGATCGGGCCGGATCACCCGATCCGCTGGAACCCGATCCACGCGCCGGAGCTGGAGCCGCGCGTGCTGGCCGCGCGCGTGCTGGCGGTGCTGGAAAATCTGTCCGGCCAATCCCATGCCGGCGATAGCTCCTGGGTGGCCGAGAACGCCGGTCGCATCATCGAAAACGCGCTGGGGATCATCCGCATCACGCAAGGCTATGTGACCCTGGCGGATATCCATGCCTTCCTGCAGGAGCTCGAGCGCGCCTTGGCGGGCGATGCCGACCAGGAGAAAAGCCCGGCGCAACTGATGGACGAATACCTGGCCGGCTGGCAGGCGTTGCTGCCCGCGGATCTTGATTCGGCAAGCCGAACCCAGTTCGAGCACCATTGCGCTTATTTCGCGCGTGAGTACATCGCCAATGATCGGAAGTTCCGGGGCATCTATCTCTCCGAGATTGCCCGGATCACGCAATACTTTGCCGACCCACGCTACCTGGAGCAGTTTTCGCCGCGGCGCGAGGACATCAATTTCCCTGGCTTTCGCGCGGCGATCGACCGTGGGTTGATCGTGGTCTTGGACGCCACGGCCGAGCGCTTTGGTCCGCTGGCAAATGCGCTGGGCATCTTCGCC
Above is a window of Thermithiobacillus tepidarius DSM 3134 DNA encoding:
- a CDS encoding type IV secretory system conjugative DNA transfer family protein — protein: MKREDLLDFVDFGARGAAIGASLFVAGEAGLREVLTLPQALAWGAGLSAVTLAGASVAGRAMRTYADLIFPAREPDPREVEYLLPAWPEGPELQIVLGEDHDRAGGFCERPRWYTLPALGLFTGVAVLGATGAAKTAGVGLPVLRQFFEYAAADPARRCAGLIMDYKASLVRPARELAEQHNRAADLILIGPDHPIRWNPIHAPELEPRVLAARVLAVLENLSGQSHAGDSSWVAENAGRIIENALGIIRITQGYVTLADIHAFLQELERALAGDADQEKSPAQLMDEYLAGWQALLPADLDSASRTQFEHHCAYFAREYIANDRKFRGIYLSEIARITQYFADPRYLEQFSPRREDINFPGFRAAIDRGLIVVLDATAERFGPLANALGIFAKLEFQRAALARPDEHRRNPDYNFERPLVFFCDEYQEFVSTGQQGDDQFFALCRESKTANVVMTQSRSSLVKKLGEVKTQVVLASLRSKVFLGLSEPEDRDYAARICGEDWGYVEHVSASESIEAAGLTAGGQFLGRQTTVAESRNLSRQKLNRFEPTVFRDLPTFSAVVSGFDGRQALPPKLIYLKPFFRPRDERYRDFLAEFGREA